The genome window ATTACAAGCGGGTATAATATTGCACAGAATATTTATTTTGAGCCTGAGTTTAATGATCTGTGCGGGTTTAAAATGATATTATCTACATCATGGATTCTGAAACTGAAATTGATCGCAGATATGCAGATCTTGTCATGATCATCAGGCCGGATAAAAGATACGGCAAAGTATTTGATGTTTTGATCGAATTCAAGTTTGTAAAGTTAAAGGATGCAGGAATGAGCGCTGATAAGGCACGAAAACTGTCTGACGATGAATTAAGGCTGATTCCTGAAATTACAAACCGGATAAAGGATGGTGCAAAGCAGGTGCAAGAGTATGGAAAAAAGCTTGAACAAAAGTATGGGAACTTAAGGCTGCAGAAATTTGTAGTTGTGGCCCTGGGGTTTGAAAGGGTATACTTTAAAAAGTTGCACTAAGGATCGCAAATTAAATAACTTGAACAATATTATTTGTCTTTTGGCCCATCTGCTGTGTTGCATTAAAGGCCGAATACTTCGAGTATTCAACCTTTAATGCGCCTTGCAGATGAACCAAAATCCTTCATAATCTTTGTCCAGTTTATTTAATCTCCGATCCTAAATAGAAAGGGTGCGGCTCTTATGAAACAAGTTAAAATAGTTGCAAATAGAGGGGTTAAGCATTATCAGTTTTATAAAAGTTCAATATCTAAAGAGATGGAAATATTTAAAAAGGGGTTAAATTATATGACAGGATTAAAATATACGCCAGCTGTAGAAATTGAAGCAAGGATTGTGAAATTCCAGGATGGTTTGATCCAACTTGGTTTTGATGCAGCATTGATAACCCAGCATACAAATCTTTTTTATCTTAGCGGTACATCCCAGAGCAGTCATCTTTTTGTGCCGGCCTCAGGCGAGCCTTTATTAATGGTAAGAAAGAGCTTTCAAAGGGCAAAGGAAGAATCGCCCATAAAAGATATTATTAATATTGGGAGCATTAGAAAAATACCTGATGTTTTAAAAAAAGCGGGTTTTAAAACATCAGGTATTATCGGCATGGAACTTGATGTTATCCCTTATAATAACTGCCTTTTTTATCAGAAGATTTTTAGTGATTATGAGATAATGGACGTATCCGACCTGATTAAAAAGTTGAGACTTATAAAATCTCCTTATGAAGTAGGGCTGTTAAGGGGTGCATGTGGTGTTATTGATGCTGTCTTTAAGGAAACGCCTTGTATGCTGAGACAGGGGATGACTGAAGTTGAGCTTGCAAGTCTTTTTGAGGCAGGGATGCGACGCCGGGGATATGGCGGAAATTGCAGGATGCGCGCCTTTAATCAGGATTTTTCCTTTGGGAATATTACCTCCGGCAAAAATGGCGCCATAGCCACATACTTTGACGGGCCTGTTGGCGGGGCAGGACTTACACCAGCGAATCTGCCCCATGGCGCGGGGTGGAAGGAGATTGGCCTGAATGAGCCTATATACATAGACTATACCTGTGTTGTGGACGGCTATACAGCAGATGAAACAAGGATGTTTGTAATCGGCAATATCTCTTCAGATTTGAAAGATGCTTTTATGGCTGCGCTGGCAATTCAGGATGAACTTGTTAAAATGGCGGTGCCCGGTGTCGAGTGCGGAGAACTTTATGAAAAGGCTGTCAGCCTTGCGGAAGGGTTTGGCCTGGCCGGACATTTTATGGGAATGGGAAGCGAAGGGGTAAGGTTTGTTGGCCATGGAGTAGGGCTTGAACTTGATGAATGGCCTATTTTTGCAAAGGGGGTTAAAATGAAACTTGAGCCGGGCATGACATTTGCCATTGAGCCCAAATTTGTTTTTTCTGATGGCGCAATAGGTATTGAGAATACATTTGTGATGGAAAAAGGCGGTGTTCAGGTTTTAACGCACGCCAGCCAGGATATTGTCTCTGTTTCTTAGGGCACGCTATAGATTGTCACATCAATAATTTTACAAGGCCAGGGTGAGGAAGGCACCTGGCTGATATTCCAAGGATTGTTTTTTTGAGCATAACTCATAGATTGGGCAAAAAGACCATTTGTGGATGGACACTGTTTAAGATTGTACACGCGGTTATACATCTGCGCTACGCAATAAACAGGTTATAATAATTATGACACATGCAGTAATTATCTCACATATATATAAAAATTTTGGTGCACTGCAGGCTCTTAAAGATATTAACTTTACCATAGATCAAAATACCTATTTCGGTTTGATAGGACCAAACGGCGCAGGGAAATCTACACTTATAAATATTATGAGCGGATTGTCCCACGCCACCAGGGGTTCTATTGATATAATGGGATACAATGTCCGCTCAAATTGGAAAAAAGCCAGACAGTCTATAGGTGTTGTACCACAGGAACTGATTTATGATTCATTTTTTACGGTGCGTGAAATGTTACGCCTTCAGTCCGGTTATTTCGGACACGGTACTGAGAATTATCCATGGATTGATGAATTAATAGAAACCCTTGATCTTACCGACAAAACCAATGAAAATCTGCATCGGCTTTCCGGAGGCATGAAAAGAAGGGTTCTTATTGCCCAGGCCCTTGTACATAAACCAAAGGTTATTGTTCTGGACGAACCCACTGCAGGGGTTGATGTTGGTTTGCGCCAGGTTTTATGGCAATTCACCAAAAAACTGCACAGGGAAGGCCACACCATACTTTTAACCACGCATTATCTTGAAGAAGCAGAATCCTTATGCCAAAAGATCGCCATACTCGATA of Desulfosarcina sp. BuS5 contains these proteins:
- a CDS encoding M24 family metallopeptidase, with the protein product MKQVKIVANRGVKHYQFYKSSISKEMEIFKKGLNYMTGLKYTPAVEIEARIVKFQDGLIQLGFDAALITQHTNLFYLSGTSQSSHLFVPASGEPLLMVRKSFQRAKEESPIKDIINIGSIRKIPDVLKKAGFKTSGIIGMELDVIPYNNCLFYQKIFSDYEIMDVSDLIKKLRLIKSPYEVGLLRGACGVIDAVFKETPCMLRQGMTEVELASLFEAGMRRRGYGGNCRMRAFNQDFSFGNITSGKNGAIATYFDGPVGGAGLTPANLPHGAGWKEIGLNEPIYIDYTCVVDGYTADETRMFVIGNISSDLKDAFMAALAIQDELVKMAVPGVECGELYEKAVSLAEGFGLAGHFMGMGSEGVRFVGHGVGLELDEWPIFAKGVKMKLEPGMTFAIEPKFVFSDGAIGIENTFVMEKGGVQVLTHASQDIVSVS
- a CDS encoding AAA family ATPase; translated protein: MQGGHCPPCYYYGQSIRPKSSETSGSMFDRVFITGVLPVVMSDITSGYNIAQNIYFEPEFNDLCGFKMILSTSWILKLKLIADMQILS